One Bacteroidota bacterium DNA window includes the following coding sequences:
- a CDS encoding hemerythrin domain-containing protein, protein MPPARLRKPADPIAQLMQEHNHALVQLKHMSKAVRAISHDGYSAKQFRQIHAALRFIREEVTVHNHKEEAALFPVLERYVEGPTRVMRNDHKLLRRGFTELRLAAGRVEKHRDSFAAIKALSGVSQRVIQLFVNHIHKENYVLFPLVQQFLTKEELREIARKML, encoded by the coding sequence GTGCCCCCCGCCCGCTTGCGAAAACCGGCCGACCCGATCGCCCAGCTCATGCAGGAGCACAACCATGCGCTCGTGCAGCTGAAGCACATGAGCAAGGCGGTGCGGGCAATTTCACACGACGGGTATTCCGCAAAGCAGTTCCGGCAGATTCACGCAGCGCTCCGGTTCATCCGCGAGGAAGTGACGGTCCATAACCACAAGGAAGAGGCGGCTCTCTTCCCCGTGCTCGAACGATATGTCGAGGGGCCGACCCGCGTCATGCGCAACGACCACAAGCTCCTCCGCCGGGGCTTCACCGAGTTGCGGCTCGCGGCCGGGAGGGTGGAGAAACACCGGGACAGCTTCGCGGCGATCAAGGCTCTCTCCGGGGTTTCACAGCGGGTCATCCAGCTCTTCGTGAACCACATCCACAAGGAAAACTACGTCCTCTTTCCGCTCGTGCAGCAATTCCTCACCAAGGAAGAACTCCGCGAGATCGCCCGGAAGATGCTCTGA
- a CDS encoding M20/M25/M40 family metallo-hydrolase: MKPGFAASGRMGASVRAAVFALALLPGGESKAPPRGSSEITAQELREHVRYLSSDELKGRKSGEEGNRLAASYIAACFKEYGLLPPPQTGTNGSPYLQEFSFIISRKPGGNNALSFTREGTRSEAKAGTEFQALSFSADTSVSAPLAFAGYGISSPEILHYDDYKGLDVRGKFVVVMRYSPMGPGENKFTSAMGILEKTMTARDSGAAGIIFLTAPPGSRGSELSTLTGQYPYPAVSIPVLALDWGRMESILSAEGKSLKALQQRIDSAGTPASFTLNGSTASATTEIVKVSGRSANIVGYLPGTSSALAKQVVVLGAHMDHLGMGGEGSGSLKPDTIAIHHGADDNASGTAALLEAAQYFAARRRELKRTVVFAAFSGEELGLLGSAQYVKEPYFPLDSTVAMLNMDMVGRMKDSLLVVEGMGTSPEWEPLARRENRDSLVLKLKPDGFGPSDHSSFYGKNIPVLFFFTNLHSDYHRPSDTWDKINYGGEQKVVEYVVRIASSIVNGDARPAFTKAVSSSQMAGGDRQGVSVSLGVIPDYAEDVHGLKITGTRAGSAAEKAGLKGDDIIIRFDTKIVGNIYDFMHLLADHKPGDEVVVVVKRGTEELSLKAVLEARK, translated from the coding sequence ATGAAACCGGGTTTTGCTGCATCGGGACGGATGGGCGCCTCGGTTCGCGCCGCCGTCTTCGCGCTCGCCCTGCTCCCGGGTGGAGAGTCGAAGGCCCCCCCGCGTGGTTCGTCCGAAATCACCGCACAGGAGCTCCGCGAGCATGTCCGCTATCTCTCCTCGGACGAATTGAAGGGAAGGAAGTCGGGGGAAGAGGGAAACCGGCTCGCCGCCTCCTACATCGCGGCCTGCTTCAAGGAGTATGGATTGCTTCCTCCCCCTCAGACCGGGACGAACGGCTCACCGTACCTGCAGGAGTTCTCGTTCATCATTTCGCGGAAGCCGGGCGGGAACAACGCACTTTCCTTCACCCGGGAGGGGACCCGGTCTGAGGCGAAAGCAGGAACCGAATTTCAGGCGCTTTCCTTCAGCGCCGACACCTCCGTCTCCGCCCCTCTGGCGTTCGCCGGGTATGGGATCTCTTCCCCGGAAATACTCCATTATGATGATTATAAGGGCCTCGACGTTCGCGGAAAATTCGTTGTGGTGATGCGGTATTCCCCGATGGGCCCGGGCGAAAACAAATTCACCAGCGCGATGGGCATCCTCGAAAAGACGATGACAGCCCGGGATAGCGGCGCCGCAGGCATCATTTTTCTCACCGCGCCTCCGGGATCGCGCGGGTCGGAATTGTCGACTCTGACCGGCCAGTACCCCTACCCGGCGGTTTCCATCCCCGTCCTGGCACTCGATTGGGGCCGGATGGAGTCGATACTATCGGCGGAAGGGAAAAGCCTGAAGGCGTTGCAGCAACGGATCGACTCCGCCGGTACTCCCGCTTCGTTTACGCTCAACGGCTCGACGGCGAGCGCCACCACAGAGATCGTGAAAGTGTCGGGCCGCAGCGCGAATATCGTCGGGTATCTCCCGGGCACGAGCTCCGCCCTCGCGAAGCAGGTGGTTGTCCTCGGGGCGCACATGGATCATCTCGGCATGGGGGGCGAGGGTTCAGGGTCGCTTAAACCCGACACCATCGCGATCCATCACGGGGCCGACGACAACGCCTCGGGAACGGCCGCGCTCCTGGAAGCGGCGCAGTACTTTGCCGCGCGCCGCCGGGAATTGAAGCGGACGGTCGTCTTTGCCGCCTTCTCGGGCGAGGAGCTCGGACTCCTCGGGTCGGCACAGTACGTGAAGGAGCCTTACTTCCCTCTCGACAGCACCGTGGCGATGCTCAACATGGACATGGTCGGACGCATGAAAGACAGCCTGCTCGTCGTGGAGGGAATGGGTACTTCGCCTGAATGGGAGCCGTTGGCCCGGAGGGAAAACCGCGATTCGCTCGTACTGAAATTGAAACCGGACGGCTTCGGCCCGAGCGACCACTCTTCGTTCTACGGCAAGAATATACCGGTCCTCTTTTTCTTCACGAACCTCCACTCCGACTACCACAGGCCTTCCGACACCTGGGACAAGATCAATTACGGGGGGGAACAAAAGGTGGTCGAGTATGTCGTGCGCATCGCCTCGTCGATCGTCAACGGCGATGCGAGGCCCGCGTTCACGAAGGCCGTCTCATCGAGCCAGATGGCCGGAGGAGACAGGCAGGGGGTGAGCGTCAGCCTCGGGGTGATCCCCGATTATGCGGAGGATGTCCACGGGTTGAAGATTACCGGAACGCGCGCGGGGAGTGCGGCCGAGAAGGCGGGCCTGAAGGGGGACGACATTATCATCCGGTTCGACACGAAGATCGTGGGGAACATCTACGATTTCATGCACCTGCTGGCGGACCATAAGCCGGGCGATGAGGTCGTCGTGGTGGTGAAGCGGGGGACGGAGGAACTTTCCCTCAAGGCGGTGCTCGAAGCGCGGAAATAA
- a CDS encoding peroxiredoxin produces the protein MKTILKILASLALLSSLARTQENPASPPAVGDPAPDFTLPYATKDSVAPEDLKLSSLFGKRIIILAFYPADWSGGCTKEMCTMRDNFNALASLNAEILPVSGDYEYSHHEWAKFHTLPFKLVSDHSHRIARMYASYNEETGFDRRTVYVIDKEGKIAYIDPKYSSRDMSSFEKLKAALKQIR, from the coding sequence ATGAAAACGATCTTGAAAATTCTCGCCTCTCTGGCGCTGCTCTCCTCACTCGCGCGCACCCAGGAAAACCCCGCCAGTCCCCCGGCCGTCGGAGACCCGGCGCCCGATTTCACTCTTCCCTACGCGACAAAAGATTCGGTGGCTCCGGAGGATTTGAAGCTCTCGAGCCTCTTCGGGAAGCGTATCATCATCCTCGCCTTTTATCCGGCCGATTGGAGCGGCGGCTGCACGAAGGAAATGTGCACGATGCGCGACAATTTTAACGCCCTCGCGAGCCTGAACGCCGAGATACTCCCGGTCAGCGGCGACTATGAATACTCCCATCACGAGTGGGCGAAGTTTCACACGCTCCCGTTTAAACTCGTCTCGGATCATTCCCACAGGATAGCGCGGATGTACGCCAGCTACAATGAAGAAACGGGATTCGACCGCAGAACCGTCTACGTGATCGACAAAGAGGGTAAGATCGCCTATATCGATCCCAAGTACAGCTCCCGCGACATGAGCTCTTTTGAGAAGCTCAAGGCCGCTCTCAAACAGATCAGGTGA